The Drosophila sulfurigaster albostrigata strain 15112-1811.04 chromosome 3, ASM2355843v2, whole genome shotgun sequence genomic sequence CAACTTTGAGCGCGACTTTATGCTGCGTGCCAGCGCCGATCTAGAACAAGTAATGCCCAGCTAAACTATATATTAATGCGACTTCTAATAATATAacttcttttttgtgttgcagcaAAAACTATGCGATGACAACGCCCATGTGGCGAACCCTATACTCCAGTACAACTTTAGCATCGTAAGAGATTGTGAttagttaaacaatttaatttatggcacGCATCGATTATGGCAATCGGAACCAAAATGTTGTGGCATTTCTTATCCCACATTTCAATAATTGGCAATTAcattgcaacaacaagaaactataaaaaatgcataaacatttatcgacattttaaataaaaatatttagtaaaatGACAAACGATTCTTTCACTACTTATGGGctaattacatacatatattataacGACTACACGGCAAAGGGTTGATCCTTGCCATCCTCGTGATACTTGATGTATGTCTCGCCGTGCGTAAAGTCCTTGGTACCCTCCAATCGACCACGCGGTGGCGCCTTATCATAGTCAAAGGCCTTCGCGGACTTGCCAAATAATTGATTGGCCATCTCAATGTCCTCACGATACTTGCCCACCACGACCTTTTTGCCGGTAATGGGATCGGTTATGTCACCAAGTGGATAGACCACTTTTTCCACGGCGTGCGTTATGAGCCGCGTCATGCGCTCGGGCAGTTCACGTATTAGCACCACATCGCCGGTCTTACATAATTTCTGGGGATCGTGtgcaaaaaagaaagtatCCTTCTTGAAATACTGCAAAAGGGatcaacataaatattaaatccaATCAGATTCACATGAAAGACAACTGCACGCACCATATTGAGGTTCTTATCCAGCTccatgcggcgtatgcgtattTTTGAGGCATTCTGCTTGACGCAGGGTATGCATTGGCCCATCAGTAATAAACCTCGCGCTGccattttattcaatattattaaacaaatcaacaataatataaatatatgaactCAATTATACGAGTTGCGAGACCGCACCGATAACgattaaaaaataccacaaggcacaaacaaaaataccatttcAGTGcctagaaatatttaaagaactcatttgtaatttttagccttatagtatatatattgtatattatatttgtatatttgaatgcaaatgaactagaaaatatattaattaaaatgtatgttCTTTCagcaatttgttaaataaaatttattgaataccATTTATGAATCGTTGTTTGTAATCTTTTAAAAATCAGTATGACCAGCATAAAAATGCCGCAACTTGGCTTAATTGCAAGGGTGTACACACTGGAGCCACTGATaatcagctgttgttgtgcagcTGTTGTGTACACACCTTTTGTCCGATAAGAAacagttttgtgttgtgtgatCTTACCTATTTAACTTAATACGTATATTTTATTGGCCTATTCCAAAAAGCTTGCAACAAACTGAATGTGAATCGACTGCAAACGTGCACAAACATAGCACGACGCTTGCATAATCATggtaaataaacaaagaagCCGCACAAATTAAAGATGAGTCACAACGTCGCAATATGACAATGATAACTTCGAATTGGAACAgataatacatatgtaaattataatattatcgTTGCTGTTCAACATTAAACGAGATATGCAGCTGCATTATGTCGCAAATAGATTAGATAATTTGGTCAATATACAATAGTAGTGAAAATGCCAAAGGGCCGTTCTCGCCATAATCAAAAACAATCCATAAAatattgcttgttttttttcagaGTTACGAGGATGAAGATTATCATGTGGATTCATTCCCCAAAGACTTCGGTTATGGTGCTTACGACCAGGATGGGCTAGAGCTGGAACCGAATTCGTCGAGCAACAGTGAGACGAAACCTCGCATATTGTTGATGGGTTTGCGGCGCTCAGGCAAAAGTTCAATACAGAAAGTAGTCTTCCACAAGATGTCGCCCAATGAGACCCTCTTCCTTGAATCCACCAGCAAAATTGTCAAAGACGACATTAATAATTCAAGCTTTGTGCAGTTTCAAATTTGGGATTTCCCAGGTCAGATTGATTTCATTGAGCCGACATTTGATTCGGAAATGATTTTTGGTGGATGTGGAGCGTTGGTATTTGTGATCGATGCCAAGGATGATTATAACGAGGCTTTGACCAAGTTCAAGAACACGGTTATCAAGGCCTACAAAGTCAATCCTCGCATCAAGTTCGAGGTCTTCATACACAAGGTAAGCAAATAATGTTAACCTTTGCCTATCATGTTTATCGATTGAATTTCGATAGGTTGACGGTATTAGCGATGATTCGAAAATGGAATCACAACGCGATATACACCAACGTTCCTCGGACGACCTCAGCGAGGCGGGTCTCGATCAAATTCATCTCAGCTTTCACTTGACTTCGATCTATGATCACTCAATATTCGAAGCATTCTCGAAGGTTGTGCAAAAACTAATACCACAGCTCCCAACGCTAGAAAATCtactaaacatttttataccagTAAGTAGGATTTATTTTAGATAATGCATATTTACTCTAATAGGACCTCACTCTAATTTTAACAGAACTCGGGCATTGAGAAGGCGTTTCTCTTCGATGTGGTATCTAAAATTTACATTGCGACAGATTCATCACCAGTTGACATGCAAGCTTACGAGCTATGCTGCGATATGATTGATGTAGTCATTGATCTGTCCAGCATTTATAGGTAcacaattattataacttaCGCTATTGACATATTCGAATTGAACTTGATATTTACTTTGACAGCTCCGAGGAAACTGCCTTTGACAGTGGCAGTTCTAGTCTCATCAAACTGAATAACAATACAATACTCTATCTGCGAGAAGTCAACAAATTTTTAGCTCTTGTCTGTTTACTGCGAGAGGAGAACTTTAATCGACAAGGCGTCATTGATTACAACTTCATTTGCTTCCGTGATGCTATAAGTGAGGTGTTTGAATTGCGACTGAAGCGTCAAAAAATGCTTGAGAATGTCGAccaagatgatgatgagctAGTCGACGATCATGGCATAACAATTGGTTGCTCGAACCATGAAAATGATTCAACTGTTGTATCGAGAGCGCCTAAAATTGCATGAGTATAAAATCCGGCAACTTGGATATCGTATACATTTTCACATGCACACAAATCTACATTGGAATATCATTTATAAGTTTTGTCATCgcttttttattatcaattttttatgtttttttcttctataTATCTTTGTTCTATATTGTTAAATCATTTGTTTAAC encodes the following:
- the LOC133842547 gene encoding small ribosomal subunit protein uS17m, which translates into the protein MAARGLLLMGQCIPCVKQNASKIRIRRMELDKNLNMYFKKDTFFFAHDPQKLCKTGDVVLIRELPERMTRLITHAVEKVVYPLGDITDPITGKKVVVGKYREDIEMANQLFGKSAKAFDYDKAPPRGRLEGTKDFTHGETYIKYHEDGKDQPFAV
- the LOC133842537 gene encoding ras-related GTP-binding protein C; the encoded protein is MSYEDEDYHVDSFPKDFGYGAYDQDGLELEPNSSSNSETKPRILLMGLRRSGKSSIQKVVFHKMSPNETLFLESTSKIVKDDINNSSFVQFQIWDFPGQIDFIEPTFDSEMIFGGCGALVFVIDAKDDYNEALTKFKNTVIKAYKVNPRIKFEVFIHKVDGISDDSKMESQRDIHQRSSDDLSEAGLDQIHLSFHLTSIYDHSIFEAFSKVVQKLIPQLPTLENLLNIFIPNSGIEKAFLFDVVSKIYIATDSSPVDMQAYELCCDMIDVVIDLSSIYSSEETAFDSGSSSLIKLNNNTILYLREVNKFLALVCLLREENFNRQGVIDYNFICFRDAISEVFELRLKRQKMLENVDQDDDELVDDHGITIGCSNHENDSTVVSRAPKIA